A single window of Pectobacterium parmentieri DNA harbors:
- the vasI gene encoding type VI secretion system-associated protein VasI, with protein MFLTMAPLLLATAATPDPAWQSLWEQCRNETASEIRLACYDALGREAQRTGTLSPQDDKMAAGGAFQLGREVDSGDMTLTRVLADGNTLVISCASNITHLRLTLSQPWAGESVTSQLDGVTVSDSWFIRNRGLLLESGRGLVAIDALKRWIGHRELVLNGADGHSLRIELAGLGEALAPLRQQCHW; from the coding sequence ATGTTTCTGACGATGGCACCCCTACTGTTGGCAACCGCTGCGACGCCCGATCCTGCCTGGCAGTCGTTATGGGAACAGTGCCGTAATGAGACGGCTTCAGAGATCCGTCTGGCGTGCTATGACGCTCTGGGCCGGGAAGCTCAACGCACCGGCACCCTATCCCCACAGGATGATAAAATGGCCGCTGGCGGGGCATTTCAACTGGGACGTGAAGTAGATAGCGGTGATATGACGCTAACCCGTGTGCTCGCCGATGGTAATACGCTAGTGATTAGCTGTGCCAGCAATATCACGCACTTGCGTTTAACACTGAGTCAACCTTGGGCGGGGGAGTCTGTCACGTCGCAGCTTGATGGCGTGACGGTTTCCGACAGTTGGTTTATCCGCAATCGCGGGCTGCTGCTGGAATCCGGGCGCGGTCTGGTGGCGATTGATGCGCTAAAGCGTTGGATTGGGCATCGTGAACTGGTGCTTAACGGCGCGGACGGTCACTCGCTGCGTATTGAACTCGCTGGGCTGGGTGAAGCATTAGCGCCGCTGCGTCAGCAGTGTCACT